The following DNA comes from Papaver somniferum cultivar HN1 chromosome 4, ASM357369v1, whole genome shotgun sequence.
TAATCAACAGAATGTGCTTTTCCAAGCCTTTCTAGCTGTATGCACACCACTAAATCAAAACAGCTTTATCCAAAGCAAAAGTCCGGACAATACTAGGCAGAAACATATAACACTTGCATTTTATCCATTAAATGTTTTACAGCCAAGATTTGACAACCAGCGAGAGACATTGAACACAATTAGCTTAAGTAATTTTAACTATACAATAACTCAACTCAACATCACAGATTTTGAGAATggaattgaaaaaaatcaaaaacttgaACTGAAACCTAACACACTCATGGCTACTGCTTATCAAATTTCAAGATGGGTATGCGAATCACATAAATCAATCATACCCTAATGAAAAAACAGTACTAGAAGAACAACAGAGGCAACACTAGGTcatttcaagaaaataaaaaaacccaTAACTCATGTAAAAATAAGGAACACTAATTTAATTTTCCTAAAACAAATTAAGAAAACATGCAATCATGGTCATTACGACCTACCCAAGttataaattgaaaaaatgaaatcaatGTACAACACCTTGATCAAATAACTAACCAATCGAATTAAGGGCAGAAgaaatttttaaaaacaaaaccacTAAGGGAGAtccttacctctcgcacccaaaaTTGACAAACCCCAGAGATAAAGCTTAGNNNNNNNNNNNNNNNNNNNNNNNNNNNNNNNNNNNNNNNNNNNNNNNNNNNNNNNNNNNNNNNNNNNNNNNNNNNNNNNNNNNNNNNNNNNNNNNNNNNNNNNNNNNNNNTTGGtggatatgggtagggtatgtgcaccctaaTCATCAACGGCTAGGATACTTATATCATCAACTTACAACtgggggtgcacataccctacccatatccaccaattctaccctacccgccagtgttttaaccgtatcctatcctacacactatttggcgggtaggataACGGgtaaattttttcttaaccgtcGTTAGATGGGTAGGAtgacgggtaaagctcgaaattaccTACCTTACCCGCATACCCGCCTATTTATCTAACAGCCGTTAGTAGCCGTTGATCTTTCTATTATTGATCATCTTTGTCGTTggttttttattaatcaactcaacCTAAAAACTAAATTCATTTTCGTTTCATCTCTTCATACTTCTCCTGTCTACACAGAAACTCCCAGAACCCTAGATTGAAAATCCAGTTTGTTTCTCAATAATTAGAAATCAAAGTTAGAAATCGAAGAGGAACCTCACTCTCATATCGAAGATCGAAACTCACTGTCACAATTCATTCATCGTCCTAACCGAAATCAAAACATATGTATCAGTAGAAATCTAAAGTAACCATTTCCATCGAGTATCTTTTTTACCTCCAAACACAAAAATTTCAGGCTTACAGCTAAGCTTTATCTCTGGGGTTTGTCAAttttgggtgcgagaggtaaggaTCTCCCTTAgtggttttgtttttaaaaatttcTTCTGCCCTTAATTCGATTGGTTAGTTATTTGATCAAGGTGTTGTACattgatttcattttttcaatttataaCTTGGGTAGGTCGTAATGACCATGATTGCATGTTTTCTTAATTTGTTTTAGGAAAATTAAATTAGTGTTCCTTATTTTTACATGAGTTAtgggtttttttattttcttgaaatgACCTAGTGTTGCCTCTGTTGTTCTTCTAGTACTGTTTTTTCATTAGGGTATGATTGATTTATGTGATTCGCATACCCATCTTGAAATTTGATAAGCAGTAGCCATGAGTGTGTTAGGTTTCAGTtcaagtttttgatttttttcaattccATTCTCAAAATCTGTGATGTTGAGTTGAGTTATTGTATAGTTAAAATTACTTAAGCTAATTGTGTTCAATGTCTCTCGCTGGTTGTCAAATCTTGGCTGTAAAACATTTAATGGATAAAATGCAAGTGTTATATGTTTCTGCCTAGTATTGTCCGGACTTTTGCTTTGGATAAAGCTGTTTTGATTTAGTGGTGTGCATACAGCTAGAAAGGCTTGGAAAAGCACATTCTGTTGATTAAGGATTTTGTTCATCAATGTAATGGTTTATGTGGCTATAATAGATCCAAAATATCAGTTATTTTGACTGGGGCGGGAAGCTTAGAAGTATTCATTTACTCTTCCATGTGGTTGTTCTTATACTAACCATTGTCGACCTTGGTGAACTGATGTGCGACATTGGAATTTACACCTTGCTTTGTAATTAGCATTTATATTCCTGAATGCTTTTTAATTAGGATTACGCGTCTGCTGTCAGTTCAGCGGGTCCTGCAAACAAACGTTGGGGGTTCTCTTTTGAACCCAGGGTGAGTCTCTCTACAAGATATGATCATTCATAAAGTTGTAAATGTATTCTATGTAAGCACCGATACGTCATTCAGTTGTACGAGGTATCTTCTTTTTGCACTTTAAATTGGCAATTTTTGTAAATGTTAAACATGCTTGGATCCTGATTCGGCCCAATTGTGCCATAGGGCAAAACTTGGGACATACGGAATCTTGACTCAACCGTTTATACTTCTTCTTCATGACCAAAACTATGCTACAAGCTTGTCTCTATTttactttaatttttattttttgtcacCTTTGTAAATGATATATTCTCTTGGTTTAGGTGATGGGAAGCAAGACAAAGATTTTTATCGTTTTGGAGTCAGTCACCGGAGGGGAGCTCTTTGAAAAAGTTGTAATTTATCCATGAAGTCCCATGTACCATGATTAGATGCATGGAGTCTAAGCGTTATGATGGGAACACAAGGTCTAAGCGTTGAATTTAGATATATAGGTTCTCGACACGGTGCCAGCAGGGGTGTCTGGAACCAGAAAAAACACATCAATATGTGTGTAAAATTAATTTACCACAGAGACTTAAAGGTTGATTTTCTGGAATGTGTTAATTTGGTAGAAATTAGGAAACTTCAGATCTACAAGATAAGATCATTCATAGAACTGTAAATATATTTTGATGTAAGCTGGAGTAAGTAATTGTCTGTACACAATCCTTTTTGTGATATTGTGCATGTGAAGGAGATAAATGCAAGGACACTAGTTCATTTAGGATATAGGTCTCATAATGCAGAAGCAGTTTGTAAATTTAACTCTTTTCAAGGCTGTTATCAGAGATTAAACGTCAAAAGTAACAAACTTGGTGTGCTTCTAATGAGATTAAGACCACATACTAACTGGGAAATCAATTCTCACAGTACTAGTGTTATGCGCCTTAATTACACCTTGCTCTGTAATTAGCATTTATAttcctggtttttttttttgcaattcttGTACTGCATATTAAAGTTATGAAATTTAATGTTTTAGTTTGTGCAGGCTTAGTGTGACCAAACATGGTTGAGATTACAAAAGAGATGTCAACGAGACCTCATATTCCCTCTCAAGCTACATCTCAATTTGTGCAACGAAGGGCCAGTACTGTTGCATCTCCGcgacctccacctccaccatcttctcaactTGAGGTCAGAGAAAGTAAGAAGCGGAAGAGGACATCTTATGGGGGCATTTTACGATGAGTTTTGATGAAGATGCTATTAAATGGGGGAAGTGTAACCATTGTGACGGCATGATgcttttgtttgttcatttttcccTAGTTAGATTGGCAGTACCATTGGGTACATATTTAGATAGGATGACTCTTATTTGTTGTGTTGTTGCaagatttcatttttgttttttgggAAGCATTTTTTGTATACACAGTCAAGCTAGTAACTAGTAACCAGAAAATCCAGAatatagaaaattaaaaaaaaaatggttatacccgccaccctatcctacccgacccgccaattAATGGATCGGGTAGGACCTTACCGGTTTAgtggcgggtaaaaaatttcttacccgccAGTCAACGGATAGGGTGGCGAATagaccatatcctacccaccctacccgttgtgcagccccaCTTACAACCAAATCATACTCTTCAGCTAAACTCATGGTTGATCTacaattttgttgatgagaacgAGCGGTCAAAATGGTCAAACAGACGACCATAGTCAAGTGTTGGTAGTTGGTACCTATCAACGAGTTCATATTTAATCGACTTCATATTTAATTGGGGGTACAGTGATAGATTAAACGTTGTAGACCCCCAACTCATGTGTCATCATTGGTTACGTTGtaacattttcttttaaaaagaaaGCCAATggaaagccaaaaaaaaaaaaagtcgttaGGAGCTACTCTATACTTTCAGACTTTTGACAGAAATTCAActaaagaaaccagaggaaacaattcatgaagattgaagattaatcAACAATGGAGGAGCTATGGAAATTCATCAAGGTATGGTCTTTCGTTTTCATAGCCTTGAGTTATTGTTACTTTGTTCCTTCAAGAATTCCGAAAGGAATATTCAGATTGCTTTCTATCATCCCAATACTATACTTGTTCATAATTCTTCCATGGAATCTCGACACCAACCTTCTTAGAGGTCCTACTACTTTGTATCTTGTTTGGTTAGGAAATTTCAATCTTCTTCTATTTTCATTCGGGAAAGGCCCTCTATCTCCTAAAGATCGACCAGTTTCGTTCTTGAATTTCTTGGCCCTTGCTTGTCTACCTATCAAGATCAAGCAAACAAGCAAGAATAACAATAATTCATCTCTCGAGTCATCAGAAAGACCGCCTTTGCGTTTGGCGATCAAAGTATTAGTTTTGGGGATATTGACTATTGGTTGTGCACATAAAGAAAGCATCCATCCCAAACTTCTGTTGTTTTGTTACTGTGGTTATTTGTATATTGGCTTGGAATTCACACTACTCGCCGTTGGAGTAACAACCGCAAAACTCCTAAACTTAGAAACGGAACCAGTTTTTGACGAACCTTACTTTTCAGCATCACTGCAAGATTTTTGGGGCCGAAGATGGAATTTAATGGTAACCAATAGTCTACGAGTAATAGTATATGAACCCGTAAGGAAATGGGGTCAACTGCCAGCTGTGACCGCGACGTTTGTTGTTTCGGGAATTATGCACGAGATTATGTTTTTTTACTTAATTGGGGTGAAACCTACATGGGAAGTcactttgtttttcatttttcatggGTTTTGTATTGGTTTAGAGATTAAGGTGAAAAAGCTTGTTAATGGAAGGTGGACGCTGCCTCTGATGGTGTCAAGGCCATTGACAATTGGATTTGTGATACTATCTAGTTTTTGGTTGTTCTTCCCACCACTCATAAAGGGTGGCTTTGATGAGAAGATTAGTAGAGAGATTGTTGCATGCCTTGATTACTTTTCCATGCAAACAACACACTGTGATTAACAACCTACTGTTTTTAGATGACATTAATTTTCAGTAAAGAATAATGGAAGAAATATAAGTTATTCAATTCCGTAAGTTATTCAATAGAAGTATATGCACGGAGGGTACTTATAAGTTATTCAATTCCGTAATCTACCCTGGCATAAAAACGGAACTTGTAGCTTCCTGGAGTTTCACCGGTTAACATCGTAGTCCAAGCTCAATAACAGCTCGCGACTTCGATCCACAGTCCATAGACTGGCTaatcatttttcttattttcttttattcattAACACAATCATAACACCTAGTTAAAGAGTCGCTCTGTTAGAGCGTCCACactggtgcgagtataaccaaagatcaaagactaagaaaaaaagaccaaatttgggtttagtccgtcgtgtGACGCAGTGGggaaagagtatatttggtcgcgcgttgataaagcTTACGCCTGGAATCAGGCATTGATAAAGATAATGCCTAAAATGGGGCGTTTGTAAAGATCCCGCCTGAGTTTGGGCGTGgagattcacaaaaaaaaaaaaaaagaactggggcgttgataaagataacgccccaAAGAAAGATTTGAAAAACTTTTAGAAGTGGGGCGTACATTATATGAACGCCTAAAGTGAGGCGTTATGTATACCAACGCGCGATGAaaggcggagattatatcaacgcccgtagtgtaggcggacattatataaacgcccgactatatttgggtttggtcttgatcgccaACCAAATTTGGTctagattttactctttgatcaaattttgatcgatggtccgtcctaCTACGCCAGCCCGCTcgactaaaaatttgggtttagtcgtccactgcagttgctcttagtggGCATAGTTTAGTGGTCCTTTTCAATAATGTTGCTATTGTCTACTTTTACAACTAATGATTCCCCCCAAAGAATCACTTTAATGTGTAGAAATAACCCCCTCAGGAAATAACATTCTGAAAATGCCATCCTTATTGAAATATACATTAAAGTACCCTTTTGAGGTAATATAGACACTTACACCCTTGTTTAGAAAAGGTCCACACCCTCTTAACTGACTCAGCTACCACCTCAGCAAAATTAAAGCATGAGTCAGCTACCACCTCAGCAGAGATTTAATCTCTTGATAGTTCCGCCCCTCGTTATTTCCGTTTCTTTCATCTCCTTCCTTTCTTAGTTTTCTCTCTCAGTTCTCacattttctttcatcttctttcacaaaaccaaagaaaaaccAGAAAAACCGTAATCTTTCACATCAAAATACCTATATCCCATACCAATAGATTTTTACATACCCAATTCTCCATCTATGAAGAACTGATATCAACTCAACTTCAAAACCATAGAGAAAACTAATTAGGTGTCTGGAAGAAGAACTGATTTTTACAGTGTCTGGAAGAAGAGATTAGGGAAGAAGATTTGGATACAGGGAGATCCTGTTCAGTGCAGGACACAAAGATATCAACTCAACTTCAAAACTagcggaagaaaaaaaaaggggtgCTTTAGGGTTTAAAATTATTTGTCATCAATCTGAAATTAGGATTCAATTTTGGGTATGTATGTaataaagtttaatcgatttcgttatttcatatttaatctcaattttagGGTTGGGTTTTCCCCTAATTTTTTCCTGTCGATTAAATCAGTAAAGTTTAATCAATTTCGTTATTTCATATTTAACCCTGACTATTGCTTTAATGGAGTGTGAAAGATCAAATCTACTGAAATCCAGGTGTTGTAGTTATATTATTGCTCAAGATGCGCTTATGTATTAAATTTTTCAATTATTCTTGATCCATCTTCTTCAAAGTCGGCAATTTGTTGTTAGGTGTTTAAGATTTTGAATGATAAGTGGTGTTCTGAAAC
Coding sequences within:
- the LOC113273500 gene encoding acyl-CoA--sterol O-acyltransferase 1-like, producing MEIHQGNFNLLLFSFGKGPLSPKDRPVSFLNFLALACLPIKIKQTSKNNNNSSLESSERPPLRLAIKVLVLGILTIGCAHKESIHPKLLLFCYCGYLYIGLEFTLLAVGVTTAKLLNLETEPVFDEPYFSASLQDFWGRRWNLMVTNSLRVIVYEPVRKWGQLPAVTATFVVSGIMHEIMFFYLIGVKPTWEVTLFFIFHGFCIGLEIKVKKLVNGRWTLPLMVSRPLTIGFVILSSFWLFFPPLIKGGFDEKISREIVACLDYFSMQTTHCD